One Temnothorax longispinosus isolate EJ_2023e chromosome 8, Tlon_JGU_v1, whole genome shotgun sequence genomic region harbors:
- the Gwl gene encoding serine/threonine-protein kinase greatwall isoform X2, with protein MEETAPDSPKLQLGESNHVNEPNVDTTYSDNDTERHGERTPQPSERCINNSIFNTISKIVNPTTKVPDIQDFKIVKPISRGAFGKVFLGYKKTNPEQVYAIKVMKKNEMINKNMASQVSISSVYLVMEYMVGGDLKSLLGVYGFMEESMAAFYTAEVCLALEYLHSHGIVHRDLKPDNMLLSREGHVKLTDFGLSRISSLHRDLEISDLVNSMTPSMCTRTPGQLLSLTSHLSFGSGQKSTNESNLSDRSTPAMNLLSALQRNCNLKSAEHMSPNSVISSVASGDYSRISGVTPFQSAEDLRFEPSNEEQSIEEDDTMAKYENGVDSSSSYHTCEASSTQTNNRTDQIIEEEEEEEKDESTLEAEHPEHRSLVHTSPVSTCTNSFVFRGSKKRKRGGASATTGLTCEIDAIDLDVDKTPKRNNRDFMYPYTSPTINVVSTKAADIIAGSAENNGSRTPNQDTEQNTGSAGRVAFSTPVSSARQRDRNEKQQKCQEEDDTRTLIKTRFRLPPSASHSAHDPHTDLDNTSEGHRSPQGISPIKTPATSGNCYTPYRTPKSVRRGGQGGARSDDRILGTPDYLAPELLLKQGHGPAVDWWALGVCLYEFCTGLPPFNDETPQAVFANILARDVPWPEDEEALSSATIDAIDALLTLDQASRPTAKEVRTMVLFRDFPWDEPSKAVPPFIPQPDDKYDTCYFQVFEKRSSYSMDMVVTGWLVLLPVQSTLATHMTMQSGSDTRAI; from the exons aTGGAAGAAACCGCGCCCGACTCGCCGAAATTACAATTAGGGGAAAGCAACCACGTTAACGAGCCAAACGTTGATACGACCTACAGTGATAATGACACGGAACGTCATGGGGAGCGCACGCCGCAACCGTCCGAGAGATGCATCAACAATTCCATTTTCAATACCATTTCCAAGATCGTTAATCCCACGACAAAG GTGCCAGATATACAGGATTTTAAGATAGTAAAGCCGATAAGCAGAGGAGCGTTTGGTAAAGTATTTTTAGGGTACAAGAAAACCAATCCCGAGCAggtatacgcaatcaaagtaATGAAGAAGAACGAGatgataaataagaatatgGCGTCGCAAGTG TCCATCAGCAGCGTGTATCTAGTCATGGAGTACATGGTGGGCGGCGATCTCAAGAGTCTGCTCGGCGTTTACGGTTTTATGGAGGAGTCCATGGCGGCATTTTACACGGCGGAAGTTTGCCTGGCGCTCGAGTATCTTCACTCGCACGGTATTGTGCATAGGGATCTCAAACCTGACAACATGCTACTTTCACGCGAAGGACACGTCAAGCTTACAGACTTTGGACTCAGTAGGATATCGTCCTTGCACAGGGATCTTGAAATATCGGATTTAGTGAATTCTATGACGCCTAGCATGTGCACCAGGACACCTGGCCAACTGCTCTCACTGACGTCCCATCTGTCCTTCGGTTCCGGCCAAAAGTCCACCAACGAATCGAATCTCAGTGACAGGAGCACGCCAGCTATGAACTTGCTTTCCGCGCTGCAAAGGAATTGCAATCTTAAATCGGCAGAACATATGTCACCGAATTCGGTCATATCTTCTGTCGCGTCCGGAGATTATTCTCGAATATCTGGCGTCACGCCCTTTCAATCGGCGGAGGATCTGCGCTTCGAGCCAAGTAACGAGGAACAAAGTATAGAAGAAGACGACACAATGGCAAAGTACGAGAATGGTGTGGATAGCTCTAGCAGCTACCACACATGCGAGGCATCCTCTACACAAACAAATAATCGTACCGATCAGATTatagaggaggaagaggaggaagagaaggacGAATCTACGCTCGAGGCCGAGCACCCGGAGCATCGGTCTCTCGTACATACTAGTCCTGTGAGCACTTGCACGAATTCATTCGTGTTTCGAGGATCAAAGAAGAGGAAGCGGGGCGGCGCGAGTGCAACGACGGGCTTAACGTGTGAGATCGACGCGATAGATCTGGACGTGGATAAAACACCCAAGAGAAACAATCGTGACTTTATGTATCCATATACGAGTCCGACGATCAACGTTGTCTCCACAAAAGCAGCGGATATTATCGCTGGTTCAGCGGAAAACAATGGTAGCAGGACACCGAATCAGGACACCGAGCAAAATACCGGATCTGCGGGTAGGGTAGCCTTCAGCACGCCAGTATCCTCTGCTAGACAAAGAGATCGCAATGAGAAGCAGCAGAAATGCCAGGAAGAGGATGACACGAGAACTTTGATCAAGACGAGATTTCGCCTACCACCGTCCGCTTCGCATTCCGCTCACGATCCGCACACGGATTTAGACAACACGTCCGAGGGTCATCGTTCGCCCCAGGGTATTTCGCCTATCAAGACACCTGCGACATCGGGCAactgttacacaccctatagAACGCCCAAGTCCGTCAGAAGGGGCGGCCAGGGTGGCGCTAGATCAGACGATCGCATACTCGGTACGCCCGATTACCTCGCCCCGGAATTGTTGCTTAAACAGGGTCACGGGCCGGCCGTTGACTGGTGGGCACTAGGCGTCTGTCTGTACGAGTTCTGTACGGGCTTGCCGCCGTTCAACGACGAAACACCGCAGGCAGTGTTCGCGAATATTCTCGCACGTGATGTTCCCTGGCCCGAGGACGAGGAGGCTTTGTCGTCGGCGACGATCGATGCTATCGATGCGCTGCTCACCTTGGATCAAGCTTCTCGTCCCACAGCGAAGGAGGTGCGTACCATGGTCCTCTTCCGCGACTTCCCCTGGGACGAACCGTCGAAAGCGGTGCCCCCGTTCATCCCGCAGCCGGACGACAAATATGATACGTGCTATTTTCAGG
- the Gwl gene encoding serine/threonine-protein kinase greatwall isoform X4, with protein sequence MEETAPDSPKLQLGESNHVNEPNVDTTYSDNDTERHGERTPQPSERCINNSIFNTISKIVNPTTKVPDIQDFKIVKPISRGAFGKVFLGYKKTNPEQVYAIKVMKKNEMINKNMASQVVIERNALALTRSPYCVQLFYSLQSISSVYLVMEYMVGGDLKSLLGVYGFMEESMAAFYTAEVCLALEYLHSHGIVHRDLKPDNMLLSREGHVKLTDFGLSRISSLHRDLEISDLVNSMTPSMCTRTPGQLLSLTSHLSFGSGQKSTNESNLSDRSTPAMNLLSALQRNCNLKSAEHMSPNSVISSVASGDYSRISGVTPFQSAEDLRFEPSNEEQSIEEDDTMAKYENGVDSSSSYHTCEASSTQTNNRTDQIIEEEEEEEKDESTLEAEHPEHRSLVHTSPVSTCTNSFVFRGSKKRKRGGASATTGLTCEIDAIDLDVDKTPKRNNRDFMYPYTSPTINVVSTKAADIIAGSAENNGSRTPNQDTEQNTGSAGRVAFSTPVSSARQRDRNEKQQKCQEEDDTRTLIKTRFRLPPSASHSAHDPHTDLDNTSEGHRSPQGISPIKTPATSGNCYTPYRTPKSVRRGGQGGARSDDRILGTPDYLAPELLLKQGHGPAVDWWALGVCLYEFCTGLPPFNDETPQAVFANILARDVPWPEDEEALSSATIDAIDALLTLDQASRPTAKEVRTMVLFRDFPWDEPSKAVPPFIPQPDDKYDTCYFQARNTMQQLNISNCDT encoded by the exons aTGGAAGAAACCGCGCCCGACTCGCCGAAATTACAATTAGGGGAAAGCAACCACGTTAACGAGCCAAACGTTGATACGACCTACAGTGATAATGACACGGAACGTCATGGGGAGCGCACGCCGCAACCGTCCGAGAGATGCATCAACAATTCCATTTTCAATACCATTTCCAAGATCGTTAATCCCACGACAAAG GTGCCAGATATACAGGATTTTAAGATAGTAAAGCCGATAAGCAGAGGAGCGTTTGGTAAAGTATTTTTAGGGTACAAGAAAACCAATCCCGAGCAggtatacgcaatcaaagtaATGAAGAAGAACGAGatgataaataagaatatgGCGTCGCAAGTGGTAATTGAACGCAATGCGTTAGCCCTGACTCGTAGTCCGTATTGCGTGCAACTCTTTTATTCGCTGCAGTCCATCAGCAGCGTGTATCTAGTCATGGAGTACATGGTGGGCGGCGATCTCAAGAGTCTGCTCGGCGTTTACGGTTTTATGGAGGAGTCCATGGCGGCATTTTACACGGCGGAAGTTTGCCTGGCGCTCGAGTATCTTCACTCGCACGGTATTGTGCATAGGGATCTCAAACCTGACAACATGCTACTTTCACGCGAAGGACACGTCAAGCTTACAGACTTTGGACTCAGTAGGATATCGTCCTTGCACAGGGATCTTGAAATATCGGATTTAGTGAATTCTATGACGCCTAGCATGTGCACCAGGACACCTGGCCAACTGCTCTCACTGACGTCCCATCTGTCCTTCGGTTCCGGCCAAAAGTCCACCAACGAATCGAATCTCAGTGACAGGAGCACGCCAGCTATGAACTTGCTTTCCGCGCTGCAAAGGAATTGCAATCTTAAATCGGCAGAACATATGTCACCGAATTCGGTCATATCTTCTGTCGCGTCCGGAGATTATTCTCGAATATCTGGCGTCACGCCCTTTCAATCGGCGGAGGATCTGCGCTTCGAGCCAAGTAACGAGGAACAAAGTATAGAAGAAGACGACACAATGGCAAAGTACGAGAATGGTGTGGATAGCTCTAGCAGCTACCACACATGCGAGGCATCCTCTACACAAACAAATAATCGTACCGATCAGATTatagaggaggaagaggaggaagagaaggacGAATCTACGCTCGAGGCCGAGCACCCGGAGCATCGGTCTCTCGTACATACTAGTCCTGTGAGCACTTGCACGAATTCATTCGTGTTTCGAGGATCAAAGAAGAGGAAGCGGGGCGGCGCGAGTGCAACGACGGGCTTAACGTGTGAGATCGACGCGATAGATCTGGACGTGGATAAAACACCCAAGAGAAACAATCGTGACTTTATGTATCCATATACGAGTCCGACGATCAACGTTGTCTCCACAAAAGCAGCGGATATTATCGCTGGTTCAGCGGAAAACAATGGTAGCAGGACACCGAATCAGGACACCGAGCAAAATACCGGATCTGCGGGTAGGGTAGCCTTCAGCACGCCAGTATCCTCTGCTAGACAAAGAGATCGCAATGAGAAGCAGCAGAAATGCCAGGAAGAGGATGACACGAGAACTTTGATCAAGACGAGATTTCGCCTACCACCGTCCGCTTCGCATTCCGCTCACGATCCGCACACGGATTTAGACAACACGTCCGAGGGTCATCGTTCGCCCCAGGGTATTTCGCCTATCAAGACACCTGCGACATCGGGCAactgttacacaccctatagAACGCCCAAGTCCGTCAGAAGGGGCGGCCAGGGTGGCGCTAGATCAGACGATCGCATACTCGGTACGCCCGATTACCTCGCCCCGGAATTGTTGCTTAAACAGGGTCACGGGCCGGCCGTTGACTGGTGGGCACTAGGCGTCTGTCTGTACGAGTTCTGTACGGGCTTGCCGCCGTTCAACGACGAAACACCGCAGGCAGTGTTCGCGAATATTCTCGCACGTGATGTTCCCTGGCCCGAGGACGAGGAGGCTTTGTCGTCGGCGACGATCGATGCTATCGATGCGCTGCTCACCTTGGATCAAGCTTCTCGTCCCACAGCGAAGGAGGTGCGTACCATGGTCCTCTTCCGCGACTTCCCCTGGGACGAACCGTCGAAAGCGGTGCCCCCGTTCATCCCGCAGCCGGACGACAAATATGATACGTGCTATTTTCAGG cgCGGAATACTATGcagcaattaaatataagtaattgcGATACATAG
- the Gwl gene encoding serine/threonine-protein kinase greatwall isoform X3 has product MEETAPDSPKLQLGESNHVNEPNVDTTYSDNDTERHGERTPQPSERCINNSIFNTISKIVNPTTKVPDIQDFKIVKPISRGAFGKVFLGYKKTNPEQVYAIKVMKKNEMINKNMASQVVIERNALALTRSPYCVQLFYSLQSISSVYLVMEYMVGGDLKSLLGVYGFMEESMAAFYTAEVCLALEYLHSHGIVHRDLKPDNMLLSREGHVKLTDFGLSRISSLHRDLEISDLVNSMTPSMCTRTPGQLLSLTSHLSFGSGQKSTNESNLSDRSTPAMNLLSALQRNCNLKSAEHMSPNSVISSVASGDYSRISGVTPFQSAEDLRFEPSNEEQSIEEDDTMAKYENGVDSSSSYHTCEASSTQTNNRTDQIIEEEEEEEKDESTLEAEHPEHRSLVHTSPVSTCTNSFVFRGSKKRKRGGASATTGLTCEIDAIDLDVDKTPKRNNRDFMYPYTSPTINVVSTKAADIIAGSAENNGSRTPNQDTEQNTGSAGRVAFSTPVSSARQRDRNEKQQKCQEEDDTRTLIKTRFRLPPSASHSAHDPHTDLDNTSEGHRSPQGISPIKTPATSGNCYTPYRTPKSVRRGGQGGARSDDRILGTPDYLAPELLLKQGHGPAVDWWALGVCLYEFCTGLPPFNDETPQAVFANILARDVPWPEDEEALSSATIDAIDALLTLDQASRPTAKEVRTMVLFRDFPWDEPSKAVPPFIPQPDDKYDTCYFQESSELTNSVRCASVDTFA; this is encoded by the exons aTGGAAGAAACCGCGCCCGACTCGCCGAAATTACAATTAGGGGAAAGCAACCACGTTAACGAGCCAAACGTTGATACGACCTACAGTGATAATGACACGGAACGTCATGGGGAGCGCACGCCGCAACCGTCCGAGAGATGCATCAACAATTCCATTTTCAATACCATTTCCAAGATCGTTAATCCCACGACAAAG GTGCCAGATATACAGGATTTTAAGATAGTAAAGCCGATAAGCAGAGGAGCGTTTGGTAAAGTATTTTTAGGGTACAAGAAAACCAATCCCGAGCAggtatacgcaatcaaagtaATGAAGAAGAACGAGatgataaataagaatatgGCGTCGCAAGTGGTAATTGAACGCAATGCGTTAGCCCTGACTCGTAGTCCGTATTGCGTGCAACTCTTTTATTCGCTGCAGTCCATCAGCAGCGTGTATCTAGTCATGGAGTACATGGTGGGCGGCGATCTCAAGAGTCTGCTCGGCGTTTACGGTTTTATGGAGGAGTCCATGGCGGCATTTTACACGGCGGAAGTTTGCCTGGCGCTCGAGTATCTTCACTCGCACGGTATTGTGCATAGGGATCTCAAACCTGACAACATGCTACTTTCACGCGAAGGACACGTCAAGCTTACAGACTTTGGACTCAGTAGGATATCGTCCTTGCACAGGGATCTTGAAATATCGGATTTAGTGAATTCTATGACGCCTAGCATGTGCACCAGGACACCTGGCCAACTGCTCTCACTGACGTCCCATCTGTCCTTCGGTTCCGGCCAAAAGTCCACCAACGAATCGAATCTCAGTGACAGGAGCACGCCAGCTATGAACTTGCTTTCCGCGCTGCAAAGGAATTGCAATCTTAAATCGGCAGAACATATGTCACCGAATTCGGTCATATCTTCTGTCGCGTCCGGAGATTATTCTCGAATATCTGGCGTCACGCCCTTTCAATCGGCGGAGGATCTGCGCTTCGAGCCAAGTAACGAGGAACAAAGTATAGAAGAAGACGACACAATGGCAAAGTACGAGAATGGTGTGGATAGCTCTAGCAGCTACCACACATGCGAGGCATCCTCTACACAAACAAATAATCGTACCGATCAGATTatagaggaggaagaggaggaagagaaggacGAATCTACGCTCGAGGCCGAGCACCCGGAGCATCGGTCTCTCGTACATACTAGTCCTGTGAGCACTTGCACGAATTCATTCGTGTTTCGAGGATCAAAGAAGAGGAAGCGGGGCGGCGCGAGTGCAACGACGGGCTTAACGTGTGAGATCGACGCGATAGATCTGGACGTGGATAAAACACCCAAGAGAAACAATCGTGACTTTATGTATCCATATACGAGTCCGACGATCAACGTTGTCTCCACAAAAGCAGCGGATATTATCGCTGGTTCAGCGGAAAACAATGGTAGCAGGACACCGAATCAGGACACCGAGCAAAATACCGGATCTGCGGGTAGGGTAGCCTTCAGCACGCCAGTATCCTCTGCTAGACAAAGAGATCGCAATGAGAAGCAGCAGAAATGCCAGGAAGAGGATGACACGAGAACTTTGATCAAGACGAGATTTCGCCTACCACCGTCCGCTTCGCATTCCGCTCACGATCCGCACACGGATTTAGACAACACGTCCGAGGGTCATCGTTCGCCCCAGGGTATTTCGCCTATCAAGACACCTGCGACATCGGGCAactgttacacaccctatagAACGCCCAAGTCCGTCAGAAGGGGCGGCCAGGGTGGCGCTAGATCAGACGATCGCATACTCGGTACGCCCGATTACCTCGCCCCGGAATTGTTGCTTAAACAGGGTCACGGGCCGGCCGTTGACTGGTGGGCACTAGGCGTCTGTCTGTACGAGTTCTGTACGGGCTTGCCGCCGTTCAACGACGAAACACCGCAGGCAGTGTTCGCGAATATTCTCGCACGTGATGTTCCCTGGCCCGAGGACGAGGAGGCTTTGTCGTCGGCGACGATCGATGCTATCGATGCGCTGCTCACCTTGGATCAAGCTTCTCGTCCCACAGCGAAGGAGGTGCGTACCATGGTCCTCTTCCGCGACTTCCCCTGGGACGAACCGTCGAAAGCGGTGCCCCCGTTCATCCCGCAGCCGGACGACAAATATGATACGTGCTATTTTCAGG AATCATCGGAGCTGACTAACTCCGTCCGTTGCGCATCGGTCG
- the Gwl gene encoding serine/threonine-protein kinase greatwall isoform X1, translated as MEETAPDSPKLQLGESNHVNEPNVDTTYSDNDTERHGERTPQPSERCINNSIFNTISKIVNPTTKVPDIQDFKIVKPISRGAFGKVFLGYKKTNPEQVYAIKVMKKNEMINKNMASQVVIERNALALTRSPYCVQLFYSLQSISSVYLVMEYMVGGDLKSLLGVYGFMEESMAAFYTAEVCLALEYLHSHGIVHRDLKPDNMLLSREGHVKLTDFGLSRISSLHRDLEISDLVNSMTPSMCTRTPGQLLSLTSHLSFGSGQKSTNESNLSDRSTPAMNLLSALQRNCNLKSAEHMSPNSVISSVASGDYSRISGVTPFQSAEDLRFEPSNEEQSIEEDDTMAKYENGVDSSSSYHTCEASSTQTNNRTDQIIEEEEEEEKDESTLEAEHPEHRSLVHTSPVSTCTNSFVFRGSKKRKRGGASATTGLTCEIDAIDLDVDKTPKRNNRDFMYPYTSPTINVVSTKAADIIAGSAENNGSRTPNQDTEQNTGSAGRVAFSTPVSSARQRDRNEKQQKCQEEDDTRTLIKTRFRLPPSASHSAHDPHTDLDNTSEGHRSPQGISPIKTPATSGNCYTPYRTPKSVRRGGQGGARSDDRILGTPDYLAPELLLKQGHGPAVDWWALGVCLYEFCTGLPPFNDETPQAVFANILARDVPWPEDEEALSSATIDAIDALLTLDQASRPTAKEVRTMVLFRDFPWDEPSKAVPPFIPQPDDKYDTCYFQVFEKRSSYSMDMVVTGWLVLLPVQSTLATHMTMQSGSDTRAI; from the exons aTGGAAGAAACCGCGCCCGACTCGCCGAAATTACAATTAGGGGAAAGCAACCACGTTAACGAGCCAAACGTTGATACGACCTACAGTGATAATGACACGGAACGTCATGGGGAGCGCACGCCGCAACCGTCCGAGAGATGCATCAACAATTCCATTTTCAATACCATTTCCAAGATCGTTAATCCCACGACAAAG GTGCCAGATATACAGGATTTTAAGATAGTAAAGCCGATAAGCAGAGGAGCGTTTGGTAAAGTATTTTTAGGGTACAAGAAAACCAATCCCGAGCAggtatacgcaatcaaagtaATGAAGAAGAACGAGatgataaataagaatatgGCGTCGCAAGTGGTAATTGAACGCAATGCGTTAGCCCTGACTCGTAGTCCGTATTGCGTGCAACTCTTTTATTCGCTGCAGTCCATCAGCAGCGTGTATCTAGTCATGGAGTACATGGTGGGCGGCGATCTCAAGAGTCTGCTCGGCGTTTACGGTTTTATGGAGGAGTCCATGGCGGCATTTTACACGGCGGAAGTTTGCCTGGCGCTCGAGTATCTTCACTCGCACGGTATTGTGCATAGGGATCTCAAACCTGACAACATGCTACTTTCACGCGAAGGACACGTCAAGCTTACAGACTTTGGACTCAGTAGGATATCGTCCTTGCACAGGGATCTTGAAATATCGGATTTAGTGAATTCTATGACGCCTAGCATGTGCACCAGGACACCTGGCCAACTGCTCTCACTGACGTCCCATCTGTCCTTCGGTTCCGGCCAAAAGTCCACCAACGAATCGAATCTCAGTGACAGGAGCACGCCAGCTATGAACTTGCTTTCCGCGCTGCAAAGGAATTGCAATCTTAAATCGGCAGAACATATGTCACCGAATTCGGTCATATCTTCTGTCGCGTCCGGAGATTATTCTCGAATATCTGGCGTCACGCCCTTTCAATCGGCGGAGGATCTGCGCTTCGAGCCAAGTAACGAGGAACAAAGTATAGAAGAAGACGACACAATGGCAAAGTACGAGAATGGTGTGGATAGCTCTAGCAGCTACCACACATGCGAGGCATCCTCTACACAAACAAATAATCGTACCGATCAGATTatagaggaggaagaggaggaagagaaggacGAATCTACGCTCGAGGCCGAGCACCCGGAGCATCGGTCTCTCGTACATACTAGTCCTGTGAGCACTTGCACGAATTCATTCGTGTTTCGAGGATCAAAGAAGAGGAAGCGGGGCGGCGCGAGTGCAACGACGGGCTTAACGTGTGAGATCGACGCGATAGATCTGGACGTGGATAAAACACCCAAGAGAAACAATCGTGACTTTATGTATCCATATACGAGTCCGACGATCAACGTTGTCTCCACAAAAGCAGCGGATATTATCGCTGGTTCAGCGGAAAACAATGGTAGCAGGACACCGAATCAGGACACCGAGCAAAATACCGGATCTGCGGGTAGGGTAGCCTTCAGCACGCCAGTATCCTCTGCTAGACAAAGAGATCGCAATGAGAAGCAGCAGAAATGCCAGGAAGAGGATGACACGAGAACTTTGATCAAGACGAGATTTCGCCTACCACCGTCCGCTTCGCATTCCGCTCACGATCCGCACACGGATTTAGACAACACGTCCGAGGGTCATCGTTCGCCCCAGGGTATTTCGCCTATCAAGACACCTGCGACATCGGGCAactgttacacaccctatagAACGCCCAAGTCCGTCAGAAGGGGCGGCCAGGGTGGCGCTAGATCAGACGATCGCATACTCGGTACGCCCGATTACCTCGCCCCGGAATTGTTGCTTAAACAGGGTCACGGGCCGGCCGTTGACTGGTGGGCACTAGGCGTCTGTCTGTACGAGTTCTGTACGGGCTTGCCGCCGTTCAACGACGAAACACCGCAGGCAGTGTTCGCGAATATTCTCGCACGTGATGTTCCCTGGCCCGAGGACGAGGAGGCTTTGTCGTCGGCGACGATCGATGCTATCGATGCGCTGCTCACCTTGGATCAAGCTTCTCGTCCCACAGCGAAGGAGGTGCGTACCATGGTCCTCTTCCGCGACTTCCCCTGGGACGAACCGTCGAAAGCGGTGCCCCCGTTCATCCCGCAGCCGGACGACAAATATGATACGTGCTATTTTCAGG